The proteins below come from a single Pseudodesulfovibrio sp. JC047 genomic window:
- a CDS encoding valine--tRNA ligase, with product MARKELAKAYEPWDVEEKWENHWEENKTFTPDPEAEGDPYSIVIPPPNVTGVLHMGHALNLTIMDILCRFNRQQGKNVLWVPGMDHAGIATQNVVERQLKEEGLTRYDLGREKFIERVWDWKKEKGDHILSQIRRMGASVDWSRECFTFDEQRAKAVRKVFVELYEKGLIYKGDYIINWCNRCHTALADDEVEHEPKPGKLHHIEYKLGDGSGTLTIATTRPETMLADTAIAVNPEDDRFNHLIGKTAILPIIGRELPIIGDKYVDIEFGTGCLKVTPAHDMNDWELGRKHNLEVISILDEDGVVNENAPERYQGLDTVAARKLILEELDELGQLKSIEDHDHKVGVCYRCKSVIEPHVSTQWFVSMKPLAEKARAAIPSKTQIFPEHWTKTYYNWLDEIRDWCISRQIWWGHRIPAWTCEECGELTVAVDDPTCCCKCGSKKIVRDEDVLDTWFSSALWPFSTMGWPDETKELAKYYPTSCLVTGFDILFFWVARMMMMGLEFMDEIPFHHVYIHALVRDEKGKKMSKSTGNVIDPLDMIKKYGADALRFTLTSFAAMGRDIKLSEQRIEGYKHFMNKIWNATRFAMMNLPEEIPAVTLSEADGLANKWILHRLEEVKLAITKATEEYKFNEIAQILYKFIWSEFCDWYLEMVKPALYGEDEQAKAATQVVLWTVLSEIMVLLHPVTPFITQEIWSVLPRPAGDDRSDDIATLPFPETRDACLDAASVKDMELFMGVVSGVRNIRTELLIEPARKLDLLIKTVSDADKAVLEANITLIQSLARVDTVTIGPDVVAPKASGAAVVQGNEVSVPLEGVVDFESELARLDKNMVKLEKTMKGVSGKLANPGFVNNAPEAVVEGEKRKLAEMDEEKTKLSELKARLESVMG from the coding sequence ATCATGGACATCTTGTGTCGTTTCAACCGGCAGCAGGGCAAGAATGTCCTGTGGGTGCCCGGGATGGATCACGCGGGTATCGCCACGCAGAACGTGGTCGAGCGGCAGCTCAAGGAAGAGGGTTTGACCCGGTACGACCTTGGCCGCGAAAAATTTATCGAACGTGTATGGGACTGGAAAAAGGAGAAGGGTGACCATATCCTGAGCCAGATCCGTCGCATGGGCGCATCCGTTGACTGGAGCCGGGAATGTTTCACTTTTGACGAACAGCGCGCCAAGGCCGTTCGCAAGGTTTTTGTCGAGCTGTATGAAAAAGGTCTCATCTACAAGGGCGACTACATCATCAACTGGTGCAATCGGTGCCACACCGCCCTGGCTGACGATGAGGTCGAGCACGAGCCGAAACCCGGCAAGCTCCATCATATTGAATACAAACTTGGTGACGGGTCCGGTACCCTGACTATCGCCACCACGCGTCCCGAGACCATGCTGGCCGATACAGCCATTGCCGTGAACCCCGAGGACGATCGTTTCAACCATTTGATTGGCAAGACCGCGATCCTGCCCATCATTGGCCGCGAGTTGCCGATCATCGGTGACAAATACGTTGATATCGAATTCGGAACCGGTTGCCTCAAGGTGACCCCCGCACACGATATGAACGACTGGGAATTGGGCCGCAAGCACAATCTCGAAGTGATTTCCATTCTGGATGAAGATGGTGTCGTCAACGAGAATGCCCCGGAACGATATCAGGGACTCGACACCGTGGCCGCGCGCAAGCTCATCCTCGAAGAACTCGACGAACTCGGACAGCTCAAATCCATCGAGGACCACGATCACAAGGTCGGCGTGTGTTATCGCTGCAAATCCGTGATCGAGCCGCATGTTTCCACCCAGTGGTTCGTGTCCATGAAGCCGCTGGCTGAAAAGGCCCGTGCCGCCATCCCGTCCAAAACCCAGATTTTCCCGGAACATTGGACCAAGACGTATTACAACTGGTTGGACGAAATTCGTGACTGGTGTATTTCTCGTCAGATTTGGTGGGGGCATCGTATCCCGGCCTGGACCTGTGAGGAGTGCGGTGAATTGACCGTGGCCGTGGATGATCCGACCTGTTGCTGCAAGTGTGGGTCAAAGAAGATCGTTCGAGACGAAGATGTGCTCGACACCTGGTTCTCGTCCGCCCTGTGGCCATTTTCCACCATGGGCTGGCCCGATGAGACCAAGGAATTGGCGAAATATTACCCGACGTCCTGCCTGGTCACCGGCTTTGATATCCTGTTTTTCTGGGTGGCCCGCATGATGATGATGGGGCTTGAATTCATGGATGAGATTCCGTTCCACCATGTGTATATTCACGCGTTGGTCCGGGATGAAAAGGGCAAGAAGATGAGCAAGTCCACGGGCAATGTCATTGACCCTCTGGACATGATCAAGAAATATGGTGCTGATGCCCTGCGTTTTACTCTGACGAGCTTCGCTGCCATGGGCCGCGACATCAAGCTCTCGGAACAGCGAATTGAAGGCTACAAGCACTTCATGAATAAAATTTGGAATGCGACCCGGTTCGCCATGATGAATCTGCCGGAAGAAATTCCGGCGGTTACGTTGTCTGAAGCGGATGGGCTGGCCAACAAGTGGATTCTGCACCGCCTCGAAGAGGTCAAGCTGGCGATCACCAAGGCCACTGAGGAATACAAGTTCAACGAGATCGCCCAGATTCTCTACAAGTTTATCTGGAGTGAGTTCTGCGACTGGTATCTGGAGATGGTCAAGCCTGCGCTGTACGGTGAAGACGAACAGGCCAAGGCCGCGACACAAGTGGTGTTGTGGACGGTGCTGTCCGAAATCATGGTTCTGTTGCACCCGGTGACGCCGTTCATCACGCAGGAAATCTGGTCCGTGCTGCCCCGTCCGGCTGGCGATGACCGGTCCGATGATATCGCGACCCTGCCGTTCCCCGAGACTCGGGATGCGTGTCTGGATGCGGCCAGTGTCAAGGACATGGAATTGTTCATGGGCGTGGTGTCCGGTGTGCGGAATATCCGGACCGAACTGTTGATCGAACCGGCCAGAAAGCTGGATTTGCTCATCAAGACCGTGTCCGATGCCGACAAGGCCGTGCTCGAAGCTAATATTACCTTGATTCAGTCCTTGGCCCGGGTAGACACCGTGACCATTGGTCCTGATGTGGTCGCTCCCAAGGCATCCGGCGCAGCCGTGGTGCAGGGCAACGAAGTGTCGGTCCCGCTGGAAGGCGTGGTGGACTTCGAGTCTGAACTGGCCCGTCTGGACAAGAATATGGTCAAACTTGAAAAGACCATGAAGGGTGTATCCGGCAAATTGGCCAACCCCGGCTTCGTGAACAACGCTCCCGAAGCGGTTGTCGAAGGCGAGAAGAGAAAATTGGCTGAAATGGACGAAGAAAAAACCAAACTGTCCGAACTCAAGGCCCGCCTTGAAAGCGTGATGGGATAA
- the cobA gene encoding uroporphyrinogen-III C-methyltransferase — MANVFLVGAGPGDPGMLTLRAKEIIETCDIMIYDYLANADFLKWCKPECEILYVGKKGGDHTLPQDKINDLIVEKARSGKVICRLKGGDPYVFGRGGEEGEELVEAGIDFEVVPGITAGVAAAAYAGIPVTHRDHTTSVCFITGHEDPTKSQSGNNWAVYGQSTSTLVFYMGVGNLPMIAKNLMDNGRAVDTPVALVRWGTRCNQTSFVSTLENVAEEAKKRDWKAPSIIIVGGVCSLHDKLAWFEKKPMLGQGVVVTRAREQASGLVDVLRGHGACVHEFPTISVEPLADYMAVETAILQLARYQWTIFTSVNGVKFFWKQLKEIGLDSRIFCGMQVAAIGPATADALRSRGIEPDFVPEKYVAEHVVKGLLELDIQGADVLIPRAKVAREVLPEALKKAGCNVTVLPVYETKLVQASGDDMEASLTNGEIQYVTFTSSSTVENFFALVSPDVFKKYPEVKIASIGPITSDTVRKFGFTPSLEPEDYTIPGLVAELVKDTE, encoded by the coding sequence ATGGCAAACGTATTTCTTGTTGGAGCCGGCCCGGGTGATCCGGGAATGCTCACATTGCGTGCAAAGGAAATCATCGAGACCTGCGACATCATGATTTACGACTATCTGGCCAACGCCGACTTTTTGAAGTGGTGCAAGCCGGAGTGTGAAATTTTGTATGTGGGCAAAAAGGGTGGAGATCACACCCTGCCGCAGGATAAAATCAACGATCTGATCGTGGAAAAAGCTCGGTCCGGCAAGGTTATTTGCCGACTCAAGGGCGGCGATCCCTATGTCTTTGGTCGTGGCGGCGAAGAAGGCGAGGAATTGGTCGAGGCCGGTATTGATTTCGAAGTCGTTCCAGGTATCACCGCAGGTGTGGCCGCCGCAGCCTATGCCGGTATTCCGGTCACCCATCGCGATCACACGACCTCTGTCTGTTTTATTACCGGACATGAGGACCCGACCAAGAGCCAATCCGGTAACAATTGGGCCGTGTACGGGCAATCCACATCCACACTGGTTTTTTATATGGGTGTGGGCAACCTGCCCATGATTGCCAAGAATCTCATGGACAATGGTCGTGCCGTTGATACGCCAGTCGCTTTGGTGCGCTGGGGGACCCGGTGCAACCAGACGTCCTTTGTTTCCACTTTGGAAAATGTGGCTGAAGAGGCCAAAAAACGCGATTGGAAGGCCCCGTCCATCATTATTGTCGGTGGGGTGTGTTCCCTGCATGACAAGCTGGCGTGGTTCGAGAAGAAACCCATGCTCGGCCAGGGCGTGGTTGTGACCCGCGCTCGTGAACAGGCGTCCGGGCTGGTCGATGTCTTGCGCGGCCACGGTGCCTGTGTCCACGAGTTCCCGACCATTTCCGTGGAACCACTCGCTGACTATATGGCTGTCGAGACCGCGATCTTGCAGTTGGCCAGATATCAATGGACGATTTTCACCTCGGTGAATGGCGTGAAATTCTTTTGGAAACAACTCAAGGAAATCGGTTTGGATTCCCGTATCTTCTGCGGAATGCAGGTGGCGGCGATCGGACCGGCCACGGCGGACGCATTGCGCTCCCGTGGGATCGAGCCGGATTTTGTACCGGAAAAATATGTGGCTGAACATGTGGTCAAGGGGCTGCTCGAACTGGATATTCAGGGAGCGGATGTCCTCATTCCCCGCGCCAAGGTCGCCCGTGAAGTCCTGCCCGAAGCATTGAAAAAGGCCGGATGCAACGTCACGGTGCTGCCAGTGTACGAAACCAAACTCGTCCAGGCTTCCGGGGATGACATGGAAGCATCGCTGACCAATGGTGAAATTCAGTATGTGACGTTCACCTCGTCCAGCACGGTAGAGAACTTTTTTGCATTGGTCTCACCCGATGTTTTCAAGAAGTACCCTGAAGTGAAGATCGCCTCCATTGGACCGATTACTTCTGACACCGTCAGGAAATTCGGCTTTACGCCAAGTCTGGAACCGGAGGATTACACGATTCCCGGTCTGGTGGCGGAATTAGTCAAGGATACGGAATAA
- a CDS encoding transporter substrate-binding domain-containing protein, with amino-acid sequence MKKALWAFAFLYTVILGTASAKAQKILFLTEENPPFNYTSAEGISGLATDILFRMTEIAQVPLTRDDIQILPWARAYQKLQDEPNAILFCMARTPEREKHFQWIGPIVHIKSSLIAPKNKKIVIRDLVADTRHYSIGTVRKSASDHALTAHGVPNQNIQRLHDIQLNVQKLLSGRIDLIAIPELAFSHHIKKLGADPDLFESVYPLMDNAFSFGVNPSMDPATVNKLQKALDHLTISGELDRIIARYR; translated from the coding sequence ATGAAAAAAGCACTGTGGGCATTCGCCTTTTTATACACCGTCATTCTAGGGACCGCTTCGGCCAAAGCCCAGAAGATACTTTTTCTGACGGAAGAGAATCCTCCCTTCAACTATACATCAGCAGAAGGGATATCCGGTCTGGCAACAGATATCCTGTTCAGAATGACCGAGATTGCTCAGGTGCCACTCACCCGCGACGACATCCAGATCCTGCCGTGGGCCAGAGCGTATCAAAAACTCCAGGACGAACCCAATGCCATCCTCTTTTGCATGGCAAGAACTCCTGAACGAGAAAAGCACTTCCAATGGATCGGACCGATTGTCCACATCAAAAGCAGCCTCATTGCCCCTAAAAACAAGAAAATCGTCATTCGAGACCTGGTAGCCGACACTCGGCACTATTCCATCGGAACGGTGCGAAAAAGTGCGTCCGATCACGCGCTGACCGCGCACGGCGTGCCAAACCAAAATATCCAGCGTTTGCATGACATTCAACTGAACGTCCAGAAACTGCTCTCTGGTCGCATTGATCTGATCGCCATACCGGAACTCGCTTTTTCACATCATATCAAAAAGCTGGGGGCGGACCCAGACCTGTTTGAAAGCGTCTACCCACTCATGGACAATGCTTTCTCCTTCGGAGTGAATCCATCCATGGACCCGGCCACGGTCAACAAACTCCAAAAGGCCCTCGACCACCTCACGATCTCAGGCGAACTCGATCGCATTATAGCACGCTATCGATAA
- the purN gene encoding phosphoribosylglycinamide formyltransferase, with amino-acid sequence MPLPIAVLVSGSGSNLQSIIDRVEAGVLDVEIKLVISNKADAYGLERARLHGIPTRVLLHTDHASREAFDAEMVRAITESGVGPEGVVVMAGFMRIVTHVFLGAFENRVINIHPALLPSFPGVHGQDDAAKYGVTIAGCTVHFVDEEMDHGPVIIQAAVPCLAGEGGDGLGSRILEMEHRVFPQALQWLAEGRLEIEDRSVRLKPAEKKQAIQPVAGVDKETRALIWPPLEAGF; translated from the coding sequence ATGCCATTGCCCATAGCCGTTCTCGTGTCTGGGAGCGGGTCGAATCTGCAATCCATCATCGATCGGGTCGAAGCCGGAGTACTGGATGTCGAAATCAAGCTGGTCATATCCAACAAGGCCGATGCCTACGGGCTTGAACGAGCCAGACTCCACGGCATTCCCACACGGGTTCTGCTGCATACCGACCATGCCTCCAGAGAAGCCTTTGATGCCGAAATGGTCCGGGCGATCACGGAGAGTGGTGTCGGTCCTGAGGGTGTGGTCGTCATGGCTGGATTCATGCGTATCGTGACCCATGTTTTTCTCGGTGCATTTGAAAATCGGGTCATCAACATTCATCCGGCGTTGTTGCCGTCGTTCCCCGGTGTGCATGGGCAGGACGACGCCGCAAAGTATGGCGTCACGATTGCCGGGTGTACGGTTCATTTTGTCGATGAGGAAATGGACCATGGGCCGGTTATCATTCAGGCCGCTGTTCCCTGCCTGGCAGGCGAAGGTGGCGATGGCCTCGGATCGCGTATTTTGGAAATGGAACATCGGGTCTTTCCACAGGCCTTGCAATGGCTCGCAGAAGGACGACTCGAAATCGAGGATCGGTCCGTGCGGCTGAAACCGGCAGAAAAAAAACAGGCCATCCAACCTGTCGCGGGTGTCGATAAAGAGACTCGTGCATTGATTTGGCCACCATTGGAAGCGGGGTTTTAA
- a CDS encoding 3'-5' exonuclease — translation MSLHSIEDVRFVAIDFETADPKRDSACAVGIVVVDKGEIVTRDYRLIRPPRKKFNPFCVRVHGLHWEDVCDEPSFGDLWPELEPLFTDADFIVAHNAPFDKSVLHTCCKESGWNAPPQPFLCTVQLSRTTWELASNKLPSVCDHLGIALNHHNAASDAEACALIAVNGLRENPHFMDRIF, via the coding sequence ATGTCACTGCATTCTATTGAAGATGTTCGATTTGTAGCTATTGATTTTGAAACGGCTGATCCCAAACGGGATTCCGCCTGTGCCGTTGGCATTGTCGTGGTGGACAAGGGTGAAATCGTCACCCGGGATTACCGGCTTATTCGGCCTCCCCGGAAGAAGTTCAACCCATTTTGCGTTCGGGTCCATGGCCTGCATTGGGAAGATGTGTGTGATGAACCGAGTTTCGGCGACCTATGGCCGGAGCTGGAACCGCTTTTCACGGATGCTGATTTCATTGTGGCGCACAATGCGCCTTTTGATAAGTCAGTCTTGCACACCTGCTGCAAGGAATCCGGGTGGAACGCTCCGCCGCAACCGTTTTTGTGTACGGTCCAGTTATCTCGGACCACGTGGGAACTGGCGTCCAATAAACTGCCCAGCGTGTGCGATCATCTCGGGATTGCGTTGAATCACCATAATGCGGCGTCCGATGCAGAAGCGTGTGCGCTTATTGCGGTCAATGGTCTGCGGGAGAACCCGCATTTCATGGACCGGATTTTTTAG
- the cobM gene encoding precorrin-4 C(11)-methyltransferase, giving the protein MGLTNVYFIGAGPGDPELLTVKGQRLIKEADLVLYAGSLVPLEVISGTKPGARVADSAPLNLEETHALMMETVQAGGTVARVHTGDPSLYGAIREQMALLDRDGVSYAVIPGVTAGFAAAAAATRSYTVPEVTQTLIFTRLAGKTPVPEAEALRRLASHGSAMCIYLSAGNPEGIQTELLAGGLAESTLVVMAYRVGWPEQRVVEAQLGNLAQTARENDFVRQTVFLILPGQGVDDAGTAQSLLYDENFTHMFRK; this is encoded by the coding sequence ATGGGTCTGACAAATGTGTATTTCATTGGAGCAGGACCGGGTGATCCTGAATTGCTGACTGTCAAGGGGCAGCGGTTGATCAAGGAGGCTGATCTGGTCTTGTATGCCGGGTCATTGGTGCCTCTGGAGGTCATTTCCGGAACCAAGCCCGGCGCACGGGTGGCGGACTCTGCGCCGTTGAATTTGGAAGAAACCCATGCCCTGATGATGGAGACTGTTCAGGCCGGTGGCACGGTGGCGCGAGTACACACGGGAGATCCGTCCCTGTACGGGGCCATCCGTGAACAGATGGCCCTGCTTGATCGGGATGGGGTGTCGTATGCGGTCATTCCCGGTGTCACGGCTGGATTTGCGGCTGCGGCTGCGGCCACCCGGTCATACACCGTTCCGGAAGTGACTCAGACCCTGATTTTTACTCGATTGGCCGGGAAAACACCGGTCCCTGAAGCCGAGGCCTTGCGCCGATTGGCGTCTCATGGTTCGGCCATGTGCATTTATTTATCCGCAGGCAATCCCGAAGGTATTCAGACGGAACTGCTGGCAGGAGGCCTGGCCGAATCCACGCTGGTGGTCATGGCATATCGAGTGGGATGGCCGGAACAACGAGTGGTCGAGGCCCAGCTCGGCAATCTGGCTCAGACCGCGCGGGAGAACGATTTTGTGCGTCAGACCGTGTTCCTGATCTTGCCGGGACAGGGTGTTGACGATGCGGGCACGGCCCAGTCCTTGCTGTATGATGAGAATTTCACGCATATGTTCCGAAAATAG
- a CDS encoding secondary thiamine-phosphate synthase enzyme YjbQ yields METLRVQTRSREAMVDITQAVQQRIREKGWSDGVLMVYCPHTTGAITINEGADPDVVRDILVNLRALVPLHGDYLHAEGNSDAHIKSSLFGCDQHVIVADGVLQLGTWQKLYFCEFDGPRTRTVWMQWMASTCEQ; encoded by the coding sequence GTGGAAACGCTCCGTGTGCAGACCCGTTCCCGGGAAGCAATGGTGGATATCACGCAGGCCGTGCAACAGCGGATTCGGGAAAAGGGATGGTCGGATGGCGTGCTGATGGTGTATTGTCCGCACACCACGGGAGCCATCACCATCAACGAGGGGGCCGATCCCGATGTGGTGCGGGATATCCTCGTGAATTTGCGGGCACTTGTTCCGTTACATGGTGACTATCTGCACGCCGAGGGCAATTCCGATGCGCATATCAAATCCAGTCTGTTTGGGTGCGATCAGCATGTGATCGTTGCGGACGGAGTCCTTCAGCTCGGGACATGGCAGAAGCTGTACTTCTGTGAATTTGATGGGCCAAGAACGCGTACCGTGTGGATGCAGTGGATGGCTTCGACCTGCGAACAGTAA
- a CDS encoding cysteine-rich small domain-containing protein, which translates to MKNSHRFFSNTDCQYFPCHKTSRPERFNCLFCYCPLYFFEECGGNYRLLKSGVKDCTACLIPHTYEGYDHILAKLRERFAVIRGETSSEE; encoded by the coding sequence ATGAAAAATAGTCACCGGTTCTTTAGTAATACCGATTGTCAGTATTTCCCGTGTCACAAGACCAGTCGGCCGGAACGGTTCAACTGTCTGTTCTGTTATTGTCCGTTGTATTTCTTTGAGGAATGCGGCGGCAACTACCGACTTTTGAAATCCGGGGTCAAGGACTGCACCGCCTGTCTCATCCCACATACATATGAAGGGTATGACCACATTCTGGCCAAGTTGCGGGAACGGTTCGCCGTGATCCGTGGTGAGACTTCTTCGGAGGAGTGA
- a CDS encoding HD-GYP domain-containing protein translates to MIKKIAINELTVGMEVVALSSSPWKHQPYLYAVPGVIESEDAITRIKKSGFQQVVVRTEDVEALADSTTLNTLLHHTASADSVQRAPFSEAIKTTRVTYESAMAYAMKIINDVKMGRGIDYETALETANAIVDSAISNPDTLICLSRLAAFDEYTYTHSINVAAIAVVFGEFIGMSRDDLVMLGLAGMMHDLGKTSVPTGIVHKNGRLSRFECAEMQRHPEYGYAILSRNTAIPHKVLEAVRAHHEKCNGSGYPNGLTRQDIPAFARILCMADIYDALTSDRCYKKGVLPNKALGIMYGMRDQDFDSVEVQLFIKCLGIFPAGSLVKLNTGDFALVFESNADRPLCPKIKIIMDHTMRPVTPWDLDLANQSSGKTPPVEIKECADPSKYRDTLLESMMPQ, encoded by the coding sequence ATGATAAAAAAAATAGCCATTAACGAACTCACCGTCGGCATGGAAGTGGTTGCACTGTCTTCCAGCCCGTGGAAACATCAACCATATCTCTATGCGGTTCCCGGTGTCATTGAATCCGAAGACGCGATCACCCGAATCAAGAAATCGGGTTTCCAGCAAGTTGTTGTCAGAACGGAAGATGTTGAAGCTCTCGCCGACAGCACCACGCTCAATACCTTGTTGCATCACACAGCCTCGGCCGATTCCGTGCAACGCGCCCCCTTTTCCGAGGCCATCAAGACAACACGAGTTACCTATGAAAGTGCCATGGCCTATGCCATGAAAATCATCAACGACGTGAAAATGGGTCGAGGAATCGACTATGAAACGGCACTGGAAACGGCCAATGCCATTGTGGATTCGGCGATCAGTAACCCGGACACTTTGATCTGTCTTTCACGACTCGCGGCTTTTGACGAGTACACGTACACCCATTCCATCAATGTGGCTGCCATTGCCGTTGTCTTCGGTGAATTCATCGGCATGTCCCGCGACGATCTCGTCATGCTGGGCCTGGCCGGTATGATGCATGATCTTGGAAAGACATCAGTTCCAACCGGAATCGTCCACAAAAACGGCAGGCTCTCCCGATTCGAGTGTGCGGAAATGCAACGGCATCCCGAGTACGGATACGCCATTCTGAGCCGAAATACCGCCATTCCACACAAGGTGCTTGAAGCGGTCCGAGCGCACCACGAAAAATGCAACGGGTCCGGCTATCCCAACGGACTGACTCGTCAAGATATTCCGGCCTTTGCCCGCATCCTGTGCATGGCAGACATCTACGACGCGCTCACCAGTGATCGGTGTTACAAAAAAGGGGTCCTGCCCAACAAGGCCCTGGGCATCATGTACGGAATGCGAGATCAGGACTTCGACTCCGTGGAGGTCCAGTTGTTCATCAAGTGCCTTGGGATCTTTCCAGCAGGCAGTCTCGTCAAATTGAACACCGGCGATTTTGCGCTGGTTTTCGAGTCCAACGCCGATCGCCCACTGTGTCCAAAAATCAAAATCATCATGGACCACACCATGCGGCCCGTCACGCCATGGGATCTCGACCTGGCAAACCAGTCTTCGGGTAAAACGCCTCCCGTCGAAATCAAGGAATGTGCCGATCCTTCGAAATACCGCGACACGCTTCTCGAAAGCATGATGCCGCAATAA
- a CDS encoding flagellar brake protein, translating to MPPKPHTTKPEICTLNDTKVALIPGVKMQISLGKKVIIRIPGTKQSYRGKIVGYEPYDYVIANVRLPSRIRHELALGGEIILKYIHKGTVYGFKTTVHNAIVSPTSLLFFDYPSVIEKIELRRKERTHCNIDGTLHTSNATYDCFIVNVSETGCKISARAGSRDQLSKARVDDTLFVIMNLGSNGILKLPILIRNVHKDHGIITMGTMFLDIQKEEKEHINAYLARVQRHTR from the coding sequence ATGCCTCCGAAGCCGCATACAACCAAACCGGAAATCTGTACCCTGAACGACACCAAAGTCGCACTCATTCCCGGCGTCAAAATGCAGATTTCATTAGGGAAAAAAGTCATCATCCGAATTCCTGGGACCAAACAGTCCTATCGCGGAAAAATCGTGGGCTACGAACCATACGACTATGTCATTGCCAATGTGCGTCTGCCGTCACGCATCCGGCATGAACTCGCGCTCGGCGGTGAAATCATTTTGAAATACATCCACAAAGGCACGGTGTATGGGTTCAAGACCACGGTGCACAACGCCATTGTTTCTCCGACTTCTCTCCTTTTCTTCGATTATCCCAGTGTGATTGAAAAAATCGAATTACGGCGCAAGGAGCGCACGCATTGCAACATTGACGGGACACTCCATACATCCAACGCGACATATGACTGTTTCATCGTCAACGTGAGTGAAACCGGCTGCAAAATTTCCGCTCGGGCCGGTTCGCGAGACCAATTGTCCAAAGCACGGGTCGATGACACCTTGTTCGTGATAATGAATCTCGGTTCAAATGGCATTCTCAAGCTGCCAATCCTTATACGAAACGTCCACAAGGACCACGGCATCATCACCATGGGAACCATGTTTCTGGATATTCAAAAAGAAGAAAAGGAACACATCAACGCATACCTGGCCCGAGTCCAAAGGCATACCCGTTAA
- the amrA gene encoding AmmeMemoRadiSam system protein A, with protein MTHFRFTLTDEEKTYLKELVKQSIKFGLGTADAPSTPPEPPTQTLRDELGAFVTLKLGGTLRGCIGNVRGQGELYRTVWAMAHSAAFEDPRFPPVTDHEFDALDIEISILGPIEKCLDPEQVEIGRHGLIVSQGRYSGLLLPQVPVEWAWDRETFLTQTCIKAGLPKNAWMYENTDIFWFEAVIF; from the coding sequence ATGACCCATTTTCGTTTTACCCTGACAGATGAAGAAAAGACCTACCTCAAAGAACTGGTCAAACAGTCCATCAAATTCGGACTTGGCACAGCCGATGCTCCATCCACTCCCCCGGAGCCGCCGACACAAACGCTTCGGGATGAACTGGGGGCATTTGTCACTCTCAAGCTCGGCGGCACCCTGCGAGGATGCATTGGGAATGTTCGGGGCCAGGGCGAACTGTACCGTACCGTCTGGGCCATGGCACACAGCGCAGCCTTTGAAGATCCCCGATTTCCCCCGGTTACCGACCATGAATTCGATGCACTCGACATCGAAATATCCATTCTGGGTCCCATTGAAAAATGCCTGGACCCCGAACAGGTGGAAATAGGTCGCCATGGCCTGATCGTCTCCCAAGGGCGGTATTCCGGTCTGCTCTTGCCACAGGTCCCGGTGGAATGGGCGTGGGATCGGGAAACATTCCTGACGCAGACCTGCATCAAGGCCGGATTACCCAAGAATGCCTGGATGTATGAAAATACTGATATTTTCTGGTTTGAAGCAGTTATTTTCTAG